A genomic segment from Aegilops tauschii subsp. strangulata cultivar AL8/78 chromosome 1, Aet v6.0, whole genome shotgun sequence encodes:
- the LOC109776363 gene encoding uncharacterized protein encodes MNASQFMDKQILGLAAAGAASSPPSGGSNGGGQLFDLMGPNPQEDDAVVSHDLHARRGASATEEVMVPSYDFQPIRTAAAVAPAAPAPAAANAWGSLDANASSPKLKSAAMMEPRVLKKVSHEEERSNFNAVTIADIDRTMKKYADNLLHAMEGVSSRLAQLEGRTHHLEDSVGELKLTVGNYNGSTDGKLRQFENTLREVQAGVQILRDKQEIVEAQVQLTKLQVSKAEDVESENASAGQVDSRQQLTAPQPTVQPQHQAYPPSQPTGLPALPAPNAPPPPMVHNQPPPQFQGHLPHPQMQSVAPAPSVPTISQESYYPPSTQTTEAAHQQYQAPPASQLQAPPAAPQHYQHPPQYAPYSQPPPPLSVNPQTPAAPLPHQPEEAAPYGPPAQSYPPNVRPPSPYMPPPSGPVPPFYGPNPGMYEPPSVRPNSGPPPPYNAGYKQQGGGGFPEQYGYNSGSPSHGANAGMNPPSPFAPTGPSSAGSGNYGKLPTAQILPQAAPVSSTPSASSGNRVAVDDVVDKVSTMGFSKEQVRATVRRLTENGQNVDLNVVLDKLMNDTDAQPAQRGWFGR; translated from the exons ATGAACGCGTCGCAGTTCATGGACAAGCAGATCCTCGGGCtcgcggcggcgggcgcggcaTCGTCGCCTCCCTCCGGTGGCAGCAACGGCGGCGGCCAGCTGTTCGATCTGATGGGCCCCAACCCGCAagaggacgacgcggtggtgaGCCACGACCTCCACGCGCGCCGCGGCGCCAGTGCCACGGAGGAGGTGATGGTGCCCAGCTACGACTTCCAACCCatccgcaccgccgccgccgtagccccGGCGGCCCCTGCCCCGGCCGCGGCGAACGCTTGGGGGTCGCTCGACGCCAATGCCTCGTCCCCCAAACTTAAG AGTGCTGCTATGATGGAGCCTCGTGTGCTGAAGAAAGTTAGTCATGAAGAAGAAAGGAGCAACTTCAATGCAGTCACCATAGCAGATATTGACCGCACCATGAAGAAATATGCTGATAACTTGCTACATGCAATGGAAGGTGTAAGCTCCAGACTTGCACAGCTGGAGGGCAGAACACACCATCTTGAGGACTCTGTTGGCGAGCTGAAGTTAACAGTTGGTAACTACAATGGCAGCACTGATGGAAAACTGAGGCAATTTGAGAACACACTGCGGGAG GTTCAAGCAGGTGTGCAGATTTTGCGTGACAAGCAGGAAATTGTTGAGGCCCAGGTTCAACTTACGAAGCTTCAAGTATCTAAAGCAGAGGATGTTGAGTCAGAAAATGCCAGTGCTGGGCAGGTGGACTCAAGGCAGCAGCTGACTGCGCCCCAGCCAACTGTTCAACCACAGCATCAAGCCTATCCTCCTTCCCAACCAACGGGACTGCCTGCCCTTCCTGCTCCAAATGCGCCACCTCCACCAATGGTTCACAACCAACCTCCGCCGCAATTCCAAGGCCATTTACCGCATCCTCAAATGCAATCAGTCGCACCTGCTCCATCTGTGCCGACCATATCGCAGGAATCCTACTATCCCCCATCCACACAGACAACAGAGGCTGCACACCAGCAATATCAAGCACCACCAGCTTCGCAGCTACAAGCACCTCCAGCAGCACCACAGCATTATCAGCACCCGCCTCAGTATGCTCCATATTCTCAACCTCCGCCACCTTTAAGTGTTAACCCCCAAACTCCAGCCGCACCCTTGCCCCATCAGCCAGAAGAAGCAGCACCTTATGGGCCTCCTGCTCAGAGCTACCCCCCGAATGTCCGCCCGCCGTCCCCTTACATGCCACCACCCAGTGGACCTGTTCCTCCTTTCTATGGGCCAAACCCTGGCATGTACGAGCCTCCATCTGTCAGGCCTAACTCTGGTCCACCTCCGCCCTACAATGCTGGATACAAACAGCAGGGAGGAGGCGGTTTTCCTGAGCAGTACGGATACAACAGTGGGTCTCCGTCTCACGGTGCTAATGCTGGAATGAACCCGCCTTCACCCTTTGCCCCCACTGGCCCCTCCTCCGCTGGAAGTGGCAACTACGGCAAGCTCCCTACAGCTCAAATACTGCCCCAAGCAGCGCCAGTGAGCTCAACCCCGAGTGCCTCGTCCGGCAACAGGGTGGCGGTGGACGACGTGGTGGACAAGGTTTCGACGATGGGGTTCTCGAAGGAGCAAGTGAGGGCGACTGTGCGCAGGCTGACAGAGAACGGTCAGAATGTGGACCTGAACGTGGTGCTCGACAAGCTGATGAACGACACTGATGCGCAGCCTGCCCAGAGAGGCTGGTTCGGGCGATAA